A single genomic interval of Psychroserpens sp. NJDZ02 harbors:
- a CDS encoding PorP/SprF family type IX secretion system membrane protein produces MKTYLLVLVLCICSFQRSLSQEGDGVVALNIPVRNSLTFNRFAINPTFSFVREQNKYISFSNKREWVQFENAPLTYLGSYSGRFGENIGAGLAVFQQNYGVLTTFGGILNFAYNVRLDRDSNLTFGLNIGAYKSGLNTGSVVTNFDDPSIENVPENFLLTVNPGINYGNGFFDFGLSINNLVAYNLESSLILEDNPEQGLQAHLMYTGYLDTRGFFDETKFSTLIKSEFKTDETILSATAMFTVPKGIWAQAGYNSVYGVSGGLGVNISPQIAVEYNFEKAIGDLTDFGPSHEITLAYRFKNTENYQYSGDDEVSGLLSGKPKRRKKIAPSKPKVDREAIAEQKAKDKENADAKRLADQEAREELKANRLAEQKAKEEAEAKVLAEQEATNEVDAEADANAKRLAEQKAKEEAEANAKRLAEQKAKEEADANAKRLAEQKAKEEADANAKRLAEQKAKEEADANAKRLAEQKAKEEADANAKRLAEQKAKEEADANAKRLAEQKAKEEADANAKEEADANAKRLAEQKAKEEAEANAKRLAEQKAKEEADANAKRLAEQKAKEEADANAKRLAEQKAKEEAEANAKRLAEQKAKEEADANAKRLAEQKAKEEADANAKRLAEQKAKEEADAKLLAEQQAKEEADANAKRLAEQKAKEEADAKLLAEQQAKEVVEETPAEEFTDAVGQKIQAISNQTEASKKTQSDLLQRFTDIINVKDSDLQDLKEENDLGEQGIVVKPKPFKSITAENNALNAIKLDLEKSIEDRNQQIKNLQNYYDNNSDGNSPNVDRYYNETMERLVFEQEEAIAAKSKLEQKLADIKISTEYERRRRIKRAVFDNEDERYKQDRTALKNIKDFTMPSTETLTASDFDFGEKQSDNIQILENVNKEESGYYLVLAVHKDINKRNDFLTKAVKAGVNNINFFYDVNTSKYYIYYQKFDYLPEAQNATKNKGNKAYNSNMSILNIKN; encoded by the coding sequence ATGAAAACATACCTTCTAGTTTTAGTGTTATGTATCTGTTCTTTTCAGAGGTCTCTTTCTCAAGAAGGTGATGGCGTTGTTGCACTTAATATTCCAGTAAGAAACTCATTAACATTTAACCGTTTCGCTATTAATCCAACTTTTAGTTTTGTAAGAGAGCAAAATAAATATATTAGCTTTTCTAATAAAAGAGAATGGGTACAATTTGAGAACGCACCACTAACCTATTTAGGGAGTTATTCTGGTAGATTTGGTGAAAATATTGGAGCCGGTTTAGCTGTATTTCAGCAAAATTATGGTGTTTTAACGACTTTTGGAGGAATCTTAAATTTCGCTTACAACGTTAGATTAGATAGAGATAGTAATTTAACTTTCGGTTTAAACATAGGCGCTTATAAAAGTGGTTTAAATACAGGTAGTGTTGTTACAAACTTTGATGATCCATCTATAGAAAATGTTCCTGAAAACTTTTTATTAACTGTAAATCCTGGAATTAATTACGGAAATGGTTTTTTTGATTTTGGTTTATCAATTAATAATTTGGTAGCGTATAATTTAGAGTCCTCTTTAATATTAGAAGATAATCCAGAACAGGGTCTTCAAGCACATTTAATGTACACAGGGTATTTGGATACAAGAGGCTTTTTTGATGAAACTAAATTTTCAACTTTAATAAAATCCGAATTTAAAACAGACGAAACCATACTATCTGCTACGGCAATGTTCACTGTTCCTAAAGGAATTTGGGCGCAAGCAGGTTATAATTCCGTTTATGGTGTTTCTGGTGGTTTAGGTGTTAATATTTCTCCGCAAATAGCTGTTGAATATAATTTTGAAAAAGCGATTGGAGATTTAACAGATTTTGGTCCATCGCATGAGATCACATTAGCCTATAGATTCAAAAACACTGAAAATTATCAATATAGTGGTGATGATGAAGTTAGTGGATTACTTTCTGGTAAACCTAAAAGACGTAAAAAAATAGCTCCATCGAAGCCTAAAGTTGATAGAGAAGCTATTGCCGAACAAAAGGCTAAAGATAAAGAAAATGCAGATGCGAAACGATTAGCCGATCAAGAAGCTAGAGAAGAACTAAAAGCTAACCGATTAGCAGAACAAAAAGCTAAAGAAGAAGCTGAAGCAAAAGTACTAGCAGAGCAAGAAGCTACAAACGAAGTAGATGCCGAAGCTGACGCGAATGCTAAACGATTAGCAGAACAAAAAGCTAAAGAAGAAGCTGAAGCTAATGCTAAACGATTAGCAGAACAAAAAGCAAAAGAAGAAGCTGATGCCAATGCTAAACGATTAGCAGAACAAAAAGCTAAAGAGGAAGCTGATGCCAATGCTAAACGATTAGCGGAACAAAAAGCTAAAGAAGAAGCTGATGCAAACGCTAAACGATTAGCAGAACAAAAAGCTAAAGAAGAAGCTGATGCCAACGCTAAACGATTAGCGGAACAAAAAGCAAAAGAAGAAGCTGATGCAAACGCTAAACGATTAGCAGAACAAAAAGCGAAAGAAGAAGCTGATGCCAATGCTAAAGAAGAAGCTGATGCCAACGCTAAACGATTAGCAGAACAAAAAGCTAAAGAGGAAGCTGAAGCCAATGCTAAACGATTAGCAGAACAAAAAGCTAAAGAAGAAGCTGATGCAAACGCTAAACGATTAGCGGAACAAAAAGCTAAAGAAGAAGCTGATGCCAACGCTAAACGATTAGCAGAACAAAAAGCTAAAGAAGAAGCTGAAGCCAATGCTAAACGATTAGCAGAACAAAAAGCTAAAGAAGAAGCTGATGCAAACGCTAAACGATTAGCGGAACAAAAAGCTAAAGAAGAAGCTGATGCTAATGCTAAACGATTAGCAGAACAAAAAGCTAAAGAAGAAGCTGATGCAAAATTATTAGCAGAGCAACAAGCTAAAGAAGAAGCTGATGCAAACGCTAAACGATTAGCAGAACAAAAAGCTAAGGAAGAAGCTGATGCAAAATTATTAGCAGAGCAACAAGCTAAAGAAGTGGTTGAAGAAACGCCTGCTGAAGAGTTTACAGATGCAGTCGGACAAAAAATTCAAGCCATTTCTAATCAAACGGAAGCATCCAAAAAGACGCAGAGTGATTTACTTCAAAGATTTACTGATATCATTAATGTAAAAGATAGTGATCTTCAAGACTTAAAAGAAGAAAATGATTTAGGAGAACAAGGAATTGTAGTTAAACCAAAACCATTTAAAAGTATTACGGCGGAAAACAACGCATTAAATGCAATTAAATTGGATTTAGAAAAGAGTATTGAAGATAGAAATCAGCAGATTAAAAACTTGCAAAACTACTATGACAATAACTCTGATGGAAATTCACCTAACGTTGACAGGTATTACAATGAGACTATGGAGCGTCTAGTATTTGAACAAGAAGAGGCTATCGCCGCAAAATCTAAATTGGAACAAAAATTAGCCGATATTAAAATATCAACCGAGTACGAACGTAGAAGAAGAATTAAACGTGCTGTATTTGATAACGAAGACGAACGCTATAAGCAAGATAGAACAGCATTGAAAAACATAAAAGATTTTACTATGCCAAGTACTGAAACTCTTACAGCTTCTGATTTTGATTTCGGTGAGAAACAAAGTGATAATATTCAAATATTAGAAAATGTTAATAAAGAAGAAAGTGGTTATTATCTTGTGTTAGCTGTACATAAAGACATTAATAAAAGAAATGACTTTCTGACTAAAGCAGTAAAAGCAGGAGTTAATAATATTAATTTCTTTTATGATGTTAATACCAGTAAGTACTACATTTATTATCAAAAATTTGATTATTTACCAGAAGCTCAAAATGCAACTAAGAACAAAGGAAACAAGGCATACAATAGCAATATGTCTATATTAAATATAAAAAACTAA
- a CDS encoding gliding motility-associated C-terminal domain-containing protein: MNAQIVIGAPNLGFTQACANENFNEYTVSFLFNPENELEASNVFSLQLSDADGDFTNPIPLNLLSSGAATSSPATLTFAFPTTLAGENYRIRVKSSAPAATSGRSAPFAAYYKLQDAPFTINNLIETGVFCSGGSYLLTIDNPGSGDNDSPLAYPSLTYNWYRVTGLTTSEFVATGNSLMVTEAGTYFVETDYGTCTSDSFSNRVTISEVGAGGADAGISASLGTLFCPDQGPNVLSTISGDSYQWFENGNSISGATTQMYETTESGTYSVQVDLGGCVASGEITIVSQTFEASINVEDTNTIEDGESLSVVITNTAISPEFEWYLDDVLISTATTDSFEATDYGNYTVIVTQNTGCEATKIFSFEVTEPFDPFPEVDLIPNMISPNGDGINDTWIIPTQYVVGSNTQVTILTNRGEVVVNTDAYQNNWPENDLNLTSINLVFYYIITTSDNEVRKGSITIIK; this comes from the coding sequence GTGAATGCTCAGATAGTTATAGGTGCTCCAAATTTAGGTTTTACACAAGCCTGTGCTAACGAAAACTTTAATGAATACACTGTTTCTTTTCTTTTTAATCCAGAGAATGAATTAGAGGCTTCAAATGTGTTTTCTTTACAATTATCTGATGCTGATGGTGATTTTACAAATCCTATACCTTTAAATTTGCTTAGCTCAGGTGCAGCAACATCTTCACCTGCCACTTTAACTTTTGCTTTTCCGACTACACTTGCCGGAGAAAATTATAGAATTCGTGTAAAAAGTTCTGCACCTGCAGCAACCAGCGGTAGATCCGCTCCTTTTGCTGCTTATTATAAATTACAAGATGCGCCATTTACTATTAATAATTTAATAGAAACAGGAGTGTTTTGCTCTGGTGGTAGTTATTTATTAACAATAGATAATCCTGGGTCTGGAGATAACGACTCTCCCCTAGCCTACCCATCTCTTACATACAATTGGTACCGCGTCACAGGATTAACTACGTCAGAATTTGTCGCTACAGGTAATTCTCTTATGGTTACCGAAGCAGGTACTTATTTTGTCGAAACAGATTATGGGACCTGTACCTCTGATTCTTTTTCTAATCGTGTCACTATTTCTGAAGTAGGTGCTGGAGGTGCAGATGCTGGTATATCGGCAAGCCTAGGGACTTTATTTTGTCCTGACCAAGGTCCTAATGTCCTAAGTACTATTTCGGGAGATAGCTACCAATGGTTTGAAAACGGAAATAGTATCAGTGGCGCTACAACGCAAATGTATGAGACTACAGAATCTGGAACTTATAGTGTTCAAGTTGATTTGGGTGGTTGTGTTGCATCTGGAGAAATTACTATAGTCAGTCAGACTTTTGAGGCTTCAATCAATGTAGAAGATACCAATACGATAGAAGACGGTGAATCTTTATCGGTAGTGATCACTAACACTGCTATTTCACCGGAGTTTGAATGGTATTTGGATGACGTTTTAATATCTACTGCTACCACAGATAGTTTTGAAGCTACAGATTACGGAAATTACACCGTTATTGTTACACAAAATACAGGTTGTGAAGCGACTAAAATATTTTCATTTGAAGTTACAGAACCTTTTGATCCATTTCCAGAAGTCGATTTAATTCCTAATATGATTAGTCCTAATGGAGACGGCATTAATGATACTTGGATAATACCAACACAATATGTAGTAGGGTCAAATACTCAAGTAACAATACTTACAAATCGTGGTGAAGTTGTTGTAAATACAGATGCTTATCAAAACAACTGGCCTGAAAATGACTTAAATCTTACCAGTATAAATTTAGTATTTTACTACATAATAACAACCTCAGATAATGAAGTTAGAAAAGGCTCAATTACAATCATAAAATAA
- a CDS encoding LLM class flavin-dependent oxidoreductase — translation MKTQHNTLYSILDLALVSEGHTLKQTYNNALKLAQNAEAFGYTRYWLAEHHNSSNIGSSATSVLIGYVAQGTQTLRIGSGGIMLPNHSPLIVAEQFGTLGALYPHRIDLGLGRAPGTDRETAEAIRSDFMQAAHSFPNELDKIQTYFSTENSKAKVRATVAEGVDVPIYILGSSTDSAHLAAKKGLPYAFASHFATTHLWEALAIYREEFKPSDVLQKPYTIVGCNIIIADTDEEAERLSTSLIKMIVGIFTGKRDFVQPPTGMTNEFRDILQNPQIHQMLKYSFIGSKATVKAQVKEFLDKTKVDELIAVNNIYGIDDRIKSYQLFAEIMKELQ, via the coding sequence ATGAAAACACAACATAACACTCTATATTCCATTTTAGACCTTGCATTGGTCTCAGAAGGTCATACTTTAAAACAAACTTATAATAACGCTTTAAAACTAGCACAAAATGCAGAGGCTTTTGGTTATACCCGGTATTGGTTAGCAGAGCACCATAACTCATCAAATATTGGTAGTAGTGCAACGTCAGTATTAATTGGCTATGTTGCTCAAGGGACACAAACTTTACGTATTGGCTCTGGAGGTATTATGCTGCCAAACCATTCGCCATTAATAGTAGCCGAACAGTTTGGAACTTTGGGGGCTTTGTATCCACACCGAATTGATTTAGGTTTAGGTAGGGCGCCAGGTACAGATCGTGAAACAGCAGAAGCTATTCGGTCAGATTTTATGCAGGCGGCACATTCTTTTCCTAATGAATTAGATAAAATACAAACCTATTTTTCTACAGAAAATTCAAAAGCTAAAGTACGTGCAACTGTTGCAGAGGGTGTTGATGTGCCCATTTATATTTTGGGTTCTAGTACAGATAGTGCTCATTTAGCTGCTAAAAAAGGATTGCCTTATGCATTTGCTAGTCATTTTGCTACAACCCATTTATGGGAGGCTTTGGCTATTTATCGCGAAGAATTTAAGCCGTCAGACGTATTACAGAAACCATACACCATAGTGGGATGTAATATAATTATTGCTGATACTGATGAGGAAGCAGAACGACTATCAACTTCGTTAATTAAAATGATTGTCGGCATCTTTACAGGAAAGCGTGATTTTGTGCAACCGCCAACAGGCATGACTAACGAGTTTAGAGATATTTTGCAAAACCCGCAGATACATCAAATGCTTAAATATTCTTTTATTGGAAGCAAAGCCACTGTTAAAGCTCAGGTTAAAGAATTTTTGGATAAAACTAAAGTAGACGAACTTATTGCAGTTAACAATATATACGGTATTGATGATCGTATTAAATCCTATCAGTTATTTGCTGAAATTATGAAAGAATTACAGTAA
- a CDS encoding outer membrane beta-barrel protein, with the protein MKQLFIVFAASLLSATSYAQFEVSVSTGYAVSSAGMKLGESTNSVETENSYGSYGEGANVQIRGTYFFNESVGVDLGFGYLYGTDQTVSEIDTPSNTVDAVARARAFGASTTIVYKFTNNFYGRFGALLKLGGKTEAVVSSKSVFTEDQANAFGVPQGSYTQTNYVEDFHGHFPLGFVGALGYKFNLNDNLNLFVEAEYYGISLKRKDSEITEFNTDIVLPDGTVAVSGFYDIDNLAPGYNKKTTYVDNLAHNETDESKKLSQKVPYSSFGINFGITYKFKSSSKN; encoded by the coding sequence ATGAAACAATTATTTATTGTGTTTGCAGCTTCTTTACTAAGTGCAACATCTTATGCTCAGTTTGAGGTTTCGGTAAGTACTGGATATGCTGTTAGTAGCGCCGGAATGAAATTAGGTGAATCAACTAATTCTGTTGAAACTGAAAATTCTTATGGTAGTTATGGAGAGGGTGCTAATGTACAAATTAGAGGGACTTATTTTTTTAACGAATCTGTCGGTGTAGATTTAGGTTTTGGTTATTTATATGGTACCGATCAAACCGTATCTGAAATTGATACACCTTCTAACACTGTTGATGCAGTAGCAAGAGCGCGTGCTTTTGGAGCATCTACAACTATAGTGTATAAGTTTACAAATAATTTTTATGGTCGCTTTGGTGCGTTATTAAAATTGGGAGGTAAAACTGAAGCTGTAGTATCTAGTAAATCTGTATTTACAGAAGACCAAGCTAATGCATTTGGTGTGCCTCAAGGATCTTATACGCAAACTAATTATGTAGAAGATTTTCATGGCCATTTCCCTTTAGGATTTGTAGGAGCTTTAGGATATAAATTTAATTTAAATGATAATTTAAATCTTTTTGTTGAAGCTGAATATTACGGTATCAGTTTAAAACGTAAAGATTCTGAAATCACAGAATTTAATACAGATATTGTTTTACCAGATGGTACTGTTGCTGTCAGTGGTTTTTACGATATAGATAATTTAGCCCCAGGGTATAATAAAAAAACAACTTACGTTGATAATTTAGCCCATAATGAAACAGATGAATCTAAAAAATTATCACAAAAAGTACCTTATTCATCTTTTGGAATTAACTTTGGTATAACTTACAAGTTTAAGAGTTCTTCTAAAAATTAA
- a CDS encoding collagen-binding domain-containing protein, with product MKTKDLQFNRLKNKLFKVSLVLACTTVSVVAQNQAISPTEAANNFTVFTSGDAIAMGTESEGSWAVGGNLTIDGTFNIFGGVNYFNNDPQPTALIVNQQVNYVAGGLHILENNYIKIGDLSTSSIFNLDNNNTPINTRITYTGGNFNSNPKIELSTNQATTSISADPQIDFVEAFSQFTSISNVIGSQDTNVTWNENEFSTGKLWIDLIPNQTNVINLTVAEFNGLNEIKFITEVPSTTTPFIINITDSSDTPELVTINSWPNIVGSPLDYAAYILYNFPNVNSTIDYTGGAQIYGTIYAPSARFNNRSNSNIDGQIIAEVLEQNSGEIHAYPFDAIIDIEDPLPSEEICDGVDNDNDGLIDEGFEDTDQDGVADCIDNCPLIANPDQADADGNGIGDVCDSDFSEEICDGIDNDNDGLIDEGFADTDQDGVADCIDNCPLIANPDQADSDGNGIGDVCDPDFSEEICDGIDNDNDGLIDEGFADTDQDGVADCIDNCPLIANPDQADSDGNGIGDVCDPDFSEEICDGIDNDNDGLIDEGFADTDQDGVADCIDNCPLIANPDQADSDGNGIGDACEPASDEEICDGIDNDNDGLIDEGFEDTDEDGVADCIDNCPYIPNPDQLDTDGDGYGDACNVNLARIALITLDAYPVPFHGVINIKYSTPFDTTGKIEIFDVRGTLIKSVSNLVSKASQSKTIQVDLSGLENQMLFISLTTSNGTIVKQIISN from the coding sequence ATGAAAACAAAAGATTTACAATTTAATCGATTAAAAAACAAACTTTTTAAAGTCAGTTTGGTTTTAGCATGCACGACTGTTAGTGTAGTAGCACAAAATCAAGCTATTAGCCCTACAGAAGCTGCAAATAATTTTACTGTATTTACTTCTGGTGATGCTATCGCAATGGGTACAGAATCTGAAGGGTCTTGGGCAGTAGGTGGAAATCTAACCATAGACGGAACGTTTAATATCTTTGGAGGAGTAAACTATTTTAATAATGACCCCCAACCAACCGCTTTAATTGTAAATCAACAGGTAAATTATGTCGCTGGTGGATTACATATTTTAGAAAACAATTATATCAAAATAGGAGATTTATCTACAAGTTCTATTTTCAATTTAGATAATAACAACACACCTATAAATACTAGAATTACATACACAGGTGGTAACTTTAACAGTAATCCTAAAATAGAATTGTCAACAAATCAAGCGACGACTTCTATCTCTGCAGACCCACAAATAGATTTTGTTGAAGCATTTAGTCAATTCACGTCTATTTCAAATGTTATAGGTAGTCAAGACACAAACGTAACTTGGAATGAAAATGAGTTCAGTACTGGTAAACTATGGATTGATTTAATTCCAAATCAAACAAATGTTATTAATTTAACCGTTGCTGAGTTTAATGGATTGAATGAAATCAAATTTATTACAGAAGTACCATCAACAACAACCCCTTTTATTATAAATATTACTGACAGTAGTGATACCCCTGAGTTGGTTACAATTAATAGCTGGCCTAATATTGTGGGTAGTCCTTTAGACTATGCAGCTTATATCTTGTATAACTTTCCAAATGTAAACTCTACTATTGATTATACAGGTGGTGCACAAATTTACGGTACGATATACGCACCAAGCGCTCGTTTTAATAACAGAAGCAATTCCAATATTGACGGGCAAATTATTGCTGAAGTATTAGAGCAAAACTCAGGTGAAATTCACGCTTACCCATTTGATGCAATAATAGACATCGAAGACCCATTGCCTTCTGAAGAAATTTGCGACGGAGTAGATAACGATAACGACGGTCTTATCGATGAAGGTTTTGAAGATACTGACCAAGATGGTGTTGCAGATTGTATTGACAACTGTCCTTTAATTGCTAATCCAGATCAAGCAGATGCTGATGGTAATGGTATTGGTGATGTATGTGATTCAGACTTTTCTGAAGAAATTTGTGATGGCATTGATAACGATAACGACGGACTTATAGATGAAGGCTTCGCTGACACTGACCAAGATGGTGTTGCAGATTGTATTGACAATTGCCCTTTAATTGCTAATCCAGATCAAGCAGATTCTGATGGTAATGGCATTGGTGATGTATGTGATCCAGACTTTTCTGAAGAAATTTGCGATGGCATTGATAACGATAACGACGGACTTATAGATGAAGGCTTCGCTGACACTGACCAAGATGGTGTTGCAGATTGTATTGACAATTGCCCTTTAATTGCTAATCCAGATCAAGCAGATTCTGATGGTAATGGCATTGGTGATGTATGTGATCCAGACTTTTCTGAAGAAATTTGCGATGGCATTGATAACGATAACGACGGACTTATAGATGAAGGCTTCGCTGACACTGACCAAGATGGTGTTGCAGATTGTATTGACAATTGCCCTTTAATTGCTAATCCAGATCAAGCAGATTCTGATGGTAATGGCATTGGTGATGCTTGTGAACCAGCAAGTGATGAAGAAATTTGCGATGGCATTGATAATGATAACGACGGTCTTATCGATGAAGGTTTTGAGGATACTGATGAAGATGGTGTTGCAGATTGTATTGACAACTGTCCTTATATTCCAAATCCAGATCAACTAGATACTGATGGAGATGGATATGGTGATGCTTGCAATGTTAATCTAGCTAGGATAGCTTTAATAACACTAGATGCTTATCCTGTACCCTTCCATGGTGTTATTAATATAAAATATTCAACACCGTTTGACACTACTGGCAAAATAGAAATATTTGATGTTAGAGGAACCTTGATAAAAAGTGTTTCTAACTTAGTAAGTAAAGCATCTCAAAGTAAAACTATACAAGTAGATTTATCCGGTCTAGAAAATCAAATGTTATTTATAAGTTTAACAACTAGTAATGGAACAATTGTTAAACAAATAATATCTAATTAA
- the moeB gene encoding HesA/MoeB/ThiF family protein has translation MTLTPSEQKQYDRHLILEDIGLEGQLKLKQAKVLIIGAGGLGCPILQYLTAAGVGTIGIVDNDTVSQSNLQRQIIYTHQDIGKNKAESAISHLKLLNPYIKFESYNLRLTTDNALDIMKPYDIIIDGTDNFPTRYLINDAAVLLKKPVVFGSIFKFEGQVSVFNYNNGPTYRCLFPTPPKPNTIPNCSDVGVLGVLPGLIGVLQANEVFKIISGLGDVLSGKLLTYNMLTMAQVVLNFKKNDTIQIKNLENNYEFACGITTNHLKITIDQLNKDSEKYNLLDVREHDERALYHIGGQHIPLAELVKRTHEVFTNKDLVVYCKSGLRSQKAIQILKEKKLVINILQLESLKM, from the coding sequence ATGACATTAACACCATCCGAACAGAAACAATATGACAGACATCTCATTCTAGAGGACATAGGATTAGAAGGTCAGTTAAAATTAAAACAAGCAAAAGTACTAATTATTGGTGCCGGTGGATTAGGGTGTCCCATACTGCAATATTTGACTGCAGCGGGAGTTGGTACTATTGGTATCGTTGATAATGATACTGTGTCGCAATCCAATCTGCAACGTCAAATAATATATACACATCAAGATATTGGAAAAAATAAAGCGGAATCAGCCATAAGTCACCTGAAATTATTAAATCCTTATATCAAATTTGAGAGTTACAACCTCAGATTGACTACAGACAATGCGCTAGATATAATGAAACCTTACGATATTATTATAGACGGTACAGATAATTTTCCGACTAGATATTTAATAAACGATGCTGCAGTATTACTTAAAAAGCCAGTAGTTTTTGGATCTATTTTTAAATTTGAAGGTCAAGTGTCCGTTTTTAATTATAATAACGGGCCAACCTATCGCTGTTTATTCCCAACACCTCCAAAACCCAATACAATACCTAATTGTTCTGATGTTGGTGTTTTAGGTGTACTTCCCGGTTTAATAGGCGTATTACAAGCCAATGAAGTCTTTAAGATTATTTCTGGTCTTGGAGATGTCTTATCGGGAAAATTGTTGACCTATAATATGCTCACGATGGCACAAGTAGTATTGAATTTTAAAAAGAACGATACCATTCAAATCAAAAACCTAGAGAATAACTATGAGTTTGCTTGTGGTATAACCACAAATCATTTAAAAATCACAATAGATCAATTAAATAAGGATTCAGAAAAGTATAATTTACTAGATGTCCGTGAACATGATGAAAGAGCATTGTATCATATCGGAGGACAACATATTCCGTTAGCAGAGTTAGTAAAAAGAACACATGAAGTATTTACAAATAAAGATTTGGTTGTGTATTGTAAATCAGGTCTTCGCAGTCAAAAAGCGATTCAAATTTTAAAAGAAAAAAAATTGGTTATAAATATATTGCAGTTAGAGTCATTAAAGATGTAA
- the thiH gene encoding 2-iminoacetate synthase ThiH has product MSFKNTFDTYDWDTLETEIYKYTSDNVRQVLDKEAIDLDDFKVLISPAAKPFIEEMAQRSQTITKKRFGNTIQMYIPMYLSNECQNICTYCGFSMTNKIPRKTLSDAEILKEITHLKSKGYDHILLVTGEANRTVGVSYLKHAIELIRPHFSNISIEVQPLDEADYKQLIEAGLYAVLVYQETYHKATYKIHHPKGKKSNFDYRLDTPDRLGKAGIHKIGIGALFGLEDWRVDSFYTALHLKYLQKTYWKTKYSISFPRLRPHQGEVQPKVEMTDSDLVQLICAYRLLDEDVELSMSTRESETFRNNIINLGITSISAESKTNPGGYAVDPQSLEQFEISDERNTEQIKDMITAQGYEVVWKDWYNNYSEFN; this is encoded by the coding sequence ATGTCATTTAAAAACACCTTTGATACTTACGATTGGGATACTTTAGAAACAGAAATTTATAAATACACCTCCGATAATGTTAGACAAGTATTAGATAAAGAGGCCATAGATTTAGACGATTTTAAAGTTTTAATTTCTCCTGCAGCAAAACCTTTTATCGAAGAGATGGCACAACGCAGCCAAACGATAACAAAAAAACGCTTTGGTAATACAATACAGATGTATATTCCGATGTATTTATCAAACGAATGCCAAAATATTTGCACCTATTGTGGCTTTAGTATGACCAATAAAATCCCAAGAAAAACTCTATCTGATGCCGAAATTTTAAAGGAAATCACACATCTAAAATCCAAAGGGTATGATCACATATTATTAGTAACCGGTGAAGCCAATAGAACCGTTGGTGTCTCTTATTTAAAACACGCTATAGAATTAATTAGACCACATTTTTCTAATATTAGTATAGAAGTACAACCATTAGATGAAGCGGACTACAAACAACTTATTGAAGCCGGACTCTACGCCGTGTTAGTCTATCAAGAAACCTATCATAAAGCAACTTATAAAATCCATCATCCAAAAGGTAAAAAATCGAATTTTGACTATCGTTTGGATACCCCAGATAGATTAGGAAAAGCAGGTATCCATAAAATAGGAATTGGCGCTTTATTTGGATTAGAAGATTGGCGAGTGGATAGTTTTTACACGGCGTTGCATTTAAAGTATTTGCAAAAAACGTATTGGAAAACAAAGTACTCTATTTCTTTTCCTAGACTAAGACCACATCAAGGAGAAGTACAACCAAAAGTAGAAATGACGGATTCTGATTTAGTACAATTAATTTGTGCGTATCGCTTATTAGATGAAGATGTGGAATTATCCATGTCTACTAGAGAAAGTGAAACCTTTAGAAATAATATTATTAATTTAGGAATAACGTCTATTAGTGCAGAATCTAAGACCAATCCAGGTGGTTATGCAGTAGATCCACAATCGCTGGAACAGTTCGAAATTTCTGATGAAAGAAACACAGAACAAATTAAAGACATGATTACCGCTCAAGGCTATGAAGTGGTCTGGAAAGATTGGTATAACAATTATTCTGAATTCAATTAA